The Streptomyces sp. NBC_00102 genome segment TGGAGGCGGCCGCCGCCCTCGACGTCCTGGAGGCGGCCCGCCGCTCCGCCCAGGAGGGCACCTCCGTCACCCTGGTCCCGCAGCCGGGCGCCCACCCCGCGCAGTCCGCCGGCACGCCGAGCGCCGAGGGGGCCCGGGCATGAGCACGCGCCCCGACGCCCCCACGGTCTCCGAGCTGCTCGCCCAGGAGCGCCGGCTGACCCTGCCCCGCTTCGGGTACGAGGACGCCTACGCCCTCGGCACCCTGCTCGTCCGGCTGGCCCGGGAGCGCAACGCCCCGGTCGCCATCGACATCCGGCGCGGCCCGCAGCAGCTGTTCCACGTCGCGTTGCCGGGTTCCAGCGCCGACAACGACGGCTGGATCGACCGCAAGCGCAAGGTCGTGGAGCGCTACGGCGAGAGCTCCTTCCTGGTGGGCACCCGCTTCCGCGCGAAGGGCACCACCTTCGAGGACTCCTCGCGCCTGCCGCTGGGCACGTACGCCGCGCACGGCGGCTCGTTCCCGATCACCGTCGAGGGCGCGGGCGTCATCGGCACCGTGACCGTCTCGGGCCTCCCGCAGGCCGAGGACCACGCCCTGGTCGTCCAGGGCCTGGAGGAGTTCCTGGCGACGCTGGAAGCCTGAGAGCCGAATCACATCCGCACCGCATACCTGGAGGGCAGCACGGCCGCACACGCGGTCGTGCTGCCCTCCGGACGCTTCCGACCCGGTCGCGACGTCACACTTCGAGCACCACGTGAGCGGCGCTCTGCGCCCAGAGTTCTTCGAAGTGGCGCGAGAGCGTCGCCCCGGGCTCACGGTCTCGAGGCAGCTCCACGTAACCGCGGTCGTCCAGTTGGTCGGGCTGCGCGGGCGACAGGGTGCCGACGAAGCCCTGCATGACGGTGCCGTCCATCCTCGCGAAGTGCATGTTAGGGGCGATCACGTAGCCGCGGTACTCGAAGTTCCGACGGGCCCGCGTGGGCCAGCCCGCGACCACGCTCCGGATGCGGTCCTCCGACTCCGCAAGTTGCCGCCGCAGGGTGTCCGGGGGAACCTGCGGCCACGGCAGCACCATCGCCGCCTGTTCGAGCACGCCGTCGGTCGACTCGGAGGAGATGGCCAGGATGCGGATGTGTACGCCGCGCTTGGCCGCGCGTTCCATCGCCTGGAGAATATCCACGTTGGCGATCTGCAGGTTCCGGTACATCAAGAAGTCGGCATTGCTCTGTGCATCGTTGACCACGCGCGCGTAGAAGGGTGGTGTGTAGTAGCCGCGTTCGACCAGCCGAACCACGCTCCGGCTCTCCGGCGTCCCGCCACGAATTCGATTCATGGAATCCAAAGCCCGACTGATCCCCTCTATCTGTCCGCACATTCTCACTAACTCTTCGGCAAGATTCCTCGCGTCCTGTTCACCCTGCCGAAGGAACGACGCCGCCGATCTCAGGTGCCCTGCCAGCGATTCCGTGCCGTAGAGCCTTCGCAGCAAGGCTCGTTCCTCACTCTGGGCCCGGTGTACGGACTGCACTTTGACCAAGGTCACGATCGTGAGGGCGAAACCGATCACGCCGAGTACGGAATTCGTCTGATCCAGCCAGGACATCCGCTTTCTCCTTCGTCAGAGGGAATCAGCCTGCAGCGGCACGTGCGAGGGCGACCGTCTCCCTCACCGCTCTTTCCTGCATTGCCTGGAGCGATTCGGCCGTGACGCCGGCCGTGTGCGGGCTGAGCAGCCCCGTGGGCGCGAGCAGGGCAGCCGTGCCGTCGGCCGCCAGACCGAAGTCGTCGACGGCCAGCCGGAGATCGGGGCGCTCTTCGAGAAGCTCCGGCAGCCGCGCCAGATCGAGGATCTCCTTCCTCGCCGTATTGACGACGAGCGCGCCCTTCGGCAGCAGGCGAAGCAGTTCGGGACCGATCAGGCTCCGGGTGTCGCCGGTCAGCGGAAGATGGATGCTGAGGACCTGGCTCTGACGGAACACCTGCTCCAGGGAGGCTTGCGGAAGGTCCTGATGCCGGACCGGCTCGCGGGTCCAGAACGTCGGCTCGACACCGAACGCGGTCAGCAGTGGCAACAGGGCACGTGCCGTGGCACCGGCACCCAGGATTCCGGCACGGCGCCCGCGCAGCTCGATCGGAACGTCCAGCAGACCTGCCCGGTCGGTGCCCGCGAGCACGGCCGCGTGTCCGGACAGGGCGCACTTCGCCAAGGCGAGAATCATCATCATCGCGTGTTCGGCCACCGAAACGGCGTTGACGCCTGGTGTGGTCACGACCCGCACGCCGCGTTGCCCGAGAACGGCCAGGTCCAGGTGGTCCGTACCCGTTCCGACGGATCCGATGACCCGGAGGGCAGGCAAGGAATCAAGAACTCGTTCGTCTATCCGCTCCTTTACACCGATGATCAGTGCGGACAGATCGGTGCCCCAGGCCATCATCTCGGCGACGGCCGATTCCCTGTCGGTGGCCACCCGCACTTCCGCGAAATTCTCCTGGAGCATCGCGCGCAGAAGACGATCACCAGGGAGATCCGGGAGGGCGACGAAGACCGCTCCGCTCGATTGCCCGGCACGCTTCACGTGGTCCCCCTGCGCGCGGAGTGGAGGGGGTAGTTGTTGTGGCGCTGCCCGAAATCCGAAAACCCGGTACGAATATCGGAATGAGGCACAAGATGCGACCGGATGCCGTTCGAAGATCTTCGTTCAATGTCCGGCATGCGCAACCCTCGACGTGTCGGCAACAGGCCGGGCCGATGCTACGGCACCTCCAGACCGGCCAACAAGGGCGATTCGCGCCTCCTCCGCCGCCGCTTCCCCGCCGGGGCGCCGCGCCCCCACCGGGTGCGCTCTCCGCCGTCGGTCAAAGCCGCGACAGAGAGGAAAGCGGCGTGCCGGACCGGTGCCCCCGGTCCGGCAGCCCTTCTACGCGTCCTTGAACACCTGGCGCTGGCGTCCCAGCCCCTCGATCTCCAACTCGACGACATCGCCGGCGCGGAGGTACGGCTTCGGGTCCGGTTGGCCCATCGCGACGCCGGCCGGGGTGCCGGTGTTGATGATGTCGCCCGGGTAGAGGGTCATGAACTGGCTGAGGTAGCGCACGACCTCGCCGACCGGGAAGATCTGCTCGGCCGTGGTGCCGTCCTGCTTCAGCTCGCCGTTGACCCAGAGCTTCATCGGCAGCGCCTGCGGGTCCGCGATCTCGTCCGCGGTCACGAACCACGGGCCGAGCGGGTTGAAGGTCTCGCAGTTCTTGCCCTTGTCCCAGGTGCCGCCGCGCTCGGTCTGGAACTCGCGCTCGGAGACGTCGTGGGCGACGGCGTACCCGGCGACGTGCGCCAGGCCCTCCTCGGCGGAGTCGAGGTAGCGGGCGGTGCGGCCGATGACGACCGCGAGCTCGACCTCCCAGTCGGTCTTCACGCTGCGGCGCGGCACGAGGACGGTGTCCTCGGGGCCGACGACCGTGTCGGGCGCCTTGAAGAAGAGGATCGGCTCGGCGGGGATGGCCGCGCCGGTCTCCTTCGCGTGGTCGTGATAGTTCAGCCCGATGCAGATGATCTTGCCGATCCGGGTGAGCGGAGCCCCGGTCCGGAGCCCCGCCGGGTCGAGCTCGGGCAGCGAGCCGGGGTCGGCCGCGGCGGCGCGCACCCGGTCGAGCCCGTGCGCGTCGGCGAGCAGCGCGCTGTCGATGTCGGGGACGACCTCCGACAGGTCGCGCAGCGTTCCGTCCTCCGCGAGAAGAGCCGGACGCTCCGCTCCCGCCGTACCGACTCGAAGCAACTTCACGGGTGCCACTCCCTGGGTAGAGATGCCTGGGTGGAGGTGAGGCCGCTCCCGGCGCGGTCTCCGGCAGTCGCCGAAGAGTGCGCACATCACAGCCCACCAAACCCGTTCAGCCTGCTAGACATCGGATGAATTGGCAAGACGTGTTCAGCCTCTGGACATGGCCGGAAGCACGCAATACCAGGAAAACCCCTGCTTCCGGGGTCAGGCAACGGGGGCCATCGCCACTCCGGCGGCCGGGGCGTCGCGGTAGAGGTAGGCCCTTTCGATCGCGGTCCAGGTGGTGCTGGTGACGACGTACAAGGCCGCCGCGAGCGGTACCACGCCCACCGTGAAGAGGGTGAAGAACGACATCAGCGGCATCACCTTGGTCATGGCGCCCATGCCCGGTACCGGCTGGCCGTCCGGGCCGGCCGTGGGCGTCACCGGGTTGAGGGCCATCTGACGCTTCGTACGCCGGTAGTTGAAGGTGGCCACGACCGCGACGATCACGAAGAGGCCGAGGTAGACCAGCCCCTGCCCGCCGAAGAGGCCGCCCTCGGCGAGGGCGTGGTGCCAGCGCTCGCCCAGCGGGGCCCCGAAGAGCTGGTGGCCGAGGAGCTCGTTGGGGTCGCCGCCGATCCGGGCGCTGGAGAAGAGGTGGTACAGCAGGAAGAACGCGGGCATCTGGAAGAGGCTCGGCAAGCACCCGGAGAGCGGCGAGACCTGCTCCTCCTTGTGCAGTTCCATGAGCGCCTTCTGCATGCGCTCGGGGTTCTTGGCGTGCTTCTTGCGCAGCTCGGCGATCTGCGGCTGGAGGCGGGTACGGGCCTTCTGGCCGCGTGCGGCGGCCCGCGACAGGGGGTGTACGGCGAGCCGTACGAGCGCGGTGAACAGGACGATCGCCGCGGCGGCGGACGCCGACTGGAAGAGCGGGTGGAGCAGGTCGGCGAATGCGCCGACCAGGCTCGCGAAGGCGGACATGATCGCGGACATGGGGAGCCCTCCGAGGGGTCTCGTCGTGCCGGTGTGCCGGTGGGTTACGGCGCGCGCGCCGCGGGTGCGCGGGCGCGGGGCGGTACGGCGGGGCGGCGCGTGGACTCCGCACCGGACCGGCAGGACGACAGGACGACCGCGGCGGCTCCCCGCGGAGGCGGGGCGGGCGGCGGGTGTCCGGGGGCGCGAGTGTCGCAGGGGCGCGGTGCGCGCCCGCGCAGTGCGCGAGTGTCGCGGTGTCGTGCCCGGGTCCGGGGTCGGCAGAGGGTGTCGGCGGGCGGTGAGGCCCTACGCGGCGGCCGTCGTCGGGGCACGCCCGGGTGCACGGGGGCGGGTACGCCCCTTGGCGTCGGGATCCCGCTGCGGCAGGAACGCCGTGCGGTGCTCGCGGTCCCGCAACGCGGTGCGTACCCGTGTCCGGGGCACCGTGACGGCGCAGCGCGCGCTGATCACCGAACAGGCGAGGAGCGCGGAGCCCGCGGCCGCGGTGGCGGCGAGCGCGACGGCGGCGGAGAGGCTGCCGCCCTCGGTGAGGAGGATCTCGGTGACGAAGAGGAGCAGCAGACCCGCGGGCCGGAGCAGGCGTGCGAAGGAACCGCCGAGACGACCGGTGTACGGGATCGTGCGCGCGTACGCCTCGCTCATGGCTCCTCCTGTTCCGCGCTCGTGTGTCTCCGCCGAGGTGGCGGTTCGGCCCATGGTCCGACCGGTCCGGGGCCTTCCCAGCCAGGCGAAGGTGCGAATCCGGCGCGAATCCGGCGAGGGACCCCTTGAGCCGTTATACACGATGACCTGGATCACACCGGGCGCCGGAAGGACGGCCCTCGGATGCCCCTGGGGCAGCCCTCGGTCAGCCACATGCCGGTCGGAGACCGCTCGGGAACCCGTGGCGGCTCACACCGCGGCGCCCTCGGCCGCCGGCTCGATCTCGTCACGGGCGAGCACCTCGTCGTCCGGCCGGTCGTCCCGGTCGCGCGGCCCGGCGTACGTCACCGCGAGCGCGACCACCAGGTTCGCAGCCAGGGCGACGAGCCCCGCGTTCACGCCCCACACCGGGTCGTTGCCGTTGAAGACCAGCACGCAGACCACGACCGCCCCGACCACGAGCCCGCTGAACGCCCCGGCGAAGGTGAGCCGCCGCCACACCAGGGCCAGCAGCACCATCGGGAGCAGCTGCGCCATCCCCTCGTACGAGATGAGCGAGAGCCGTACGAGCGTGTTGGGCGCGGTGTACGTGAGGAGCAGCGCGAGCCCGCCGGCCACCACGACCACGATCTGCGCCGCGCCCTTCTGCCGCTGCCGCATGCGGGGGACGAGGGAGAGCACGCTGCGCCCCCACATCGTGCCGATGACCAGCATGAACACGGCCATGGGCACGATCGAGGAGAGGGCTGCGGCGACCCCGATGACGCCGACCGCCCAGGCGGGCAGCGAGTCGGTGACGAGCTTGAAGAGGGCGAGGTTCGACTCCGCCCCGACCAGTCCCGGCACGACGAACAGCGCCGCCATGCCGAGCAGCATCGGGACGAAGAGGAGGACGTTGTAGGCGGGCAGCCACATGGCGTTGCGGCGCAGTACGTCCGCGTTCCGCGCGCCGAGGTAGCCCGCGACGGTGGTCGGGAAGATCACCACGGTGAGCGAGTTCAGGAACGACGTACTGATGAACCACGCCTCGCCCAGCCCGCTGTCGCCGTGCCCGGGGAAGGTCAGCCACTCGCTCTTCTCGGTGACGAGCCGGTCCAGGAAGGGGCCGTACCCGTCGAAGTAGTGGATCGGTACGTAGAACGCGAGGAAGCCG includes the following:
- a CDS encoding heme-degrading domain-containing protein, producing the protein MSTRPDAPTVSELLAQERRLTLPRFGYEDAYALGTLLVRLARERNAPVAIDIRRGPQQLFHVALPGSSADNDGWIDRKRKVVERYGESSFLVGTRFRAKGTTFEDSSRLPLGTYAAHGGSFPITVEGAGVIGTVTVSGLPQAEDHALVVQGLEEFLATLEA
- a CDS encoding NAD(P)-dependent oxidoreductase codes for the protein MLQENFAEVRVATDRESAVAEMMAWGTDLSALIIGVKERIDERVLDSLPALRVIGSVGTGTDHLDLAVLGQRGVRVVTTPGVNAVSVAEHAMMMILALAKCALSGHAAVLAGTDRAGLLDVPIELRGRRAGILGAGATARALLPLLTAFGVEPTFWTREPVRHQDLPQASLEQVFRQSQVLSIHLPLTGDTRSLIGPELLRLLPKGALVVNTARKEILDLARLPELLEERPDLRLAVDDFGLAADGTAALLAPTGLLSPHTAGVTAESLQAMQERAVRETVALARAAAG
- a CDS encoding fumarylacetoacetate hydrolase family protein, which produces MKLLRVGTAGAERPALLAEDGTLRDLSEVVPDIDSALLADAHGLDRVRAAAADPGSLPELDPAGLRTGAPLTRIGKIICIGLNYHDHAKETGAAIPAEPILFFKAPDTVVGPEDTVLVPRRSVKTDWEVELAVVIGRTARYLDSAEEGLAHVAGYAVAHDVSEREFQTERGGTWDKGKNCETFNPLGPWFVTADEIADPQALPMKLWVNGELKQDGTTAEQIFPVGEVVRYLSQFMTLYPGDIINTGTPAGVAMGQPDPKPYLRAGDVVELEIEGLGRQRQVFKDA
- a CDS encoding YidC/Oxa1 family membrane protein insertase, with product MSAIMSAFASLVGAFADLLHPLFQSASAAAAIVLFTALVRLAVHPLSRAAARGQKARTRLQPQIAELRKKHAKNPERMQKALMELHKEEQVSPLSGCLPSLFQMPAFFLLYHLFSSARIGGDPNELLGHQLFGAPLGERWHHALAEGGLFGGQGLVYLGLFVIVAVVATFNYRRTKRQMALNPVTPTAGPDGQPVPGMGAMTKVMPLMSFFTLFTVGVVPLAAALYVVTSTTWTAIERAYLYRDAPAAGVAMAPVA
- a CDS encoding DUF6412 domain-containing protein: MSEAYARTIPYTGRLGGSFARLLRPAGLLLLFVTEILLTEGGSLSAAVALAATAAAGSALLACSVISARCAVTVPRTRVRTALRDREHRTAFLPQRDPDAKGRTRPRAPGRAPTTAAA
- a CDS encoding sodium:solute symporter; this translates as MNAAVATSVFAGFMVLTVVLGLLALRGRGGGGGGLAEWSVGGRSLGAVFIWVLMAGEGYTSFSYLGAAGWGYNYGAPVLYVVAYMSCGYALGYLVGPTLWGYARKHGLVGITDMVAHRFRRPWLGALVAVLATVCLLPYIQLQITGMGVVVSTISYGAISLNWAYFIAFAVATGFVVVSGLRGSAWVSVLKDVMVIGTLGFLAFYVPIHYFDGYGPFLDRLVTEKSEWLTFPGHGDSGLGEAWFISTSFLNSLTVVIFPTTVAGYLGARNADVLRRNAMWLPAYNVLLFVPMLLGMAALFVVPGLVGAESNLALFKLVTDSLPAWAVGVIGVAAALSSIVPMAVFMLVIGTMWGRSVLSLVPRMRQRQKGAAQIVVVVAGGLALLLTYTAPNTLVRLSLISYEGMAQLLPMVLLALVWRRLTFAGAFSGLVVGAVVVCVLVFNGNDPVWGVNAGLVALAANLVVALAVTYAGPRDRDDRPDDEVLARDEIEPAAEGAAV